The Paracoccus sp. TOH sequence CGCGCTGGCCGACGCGCTGGCCGACGAGGGGCAGATGCTGGAATCCATGGCGCTGTCCGGCAGCCGCGCCGAGGTCCGCATCCGCAACACCCGCTATATCCAGCAATCCGAGGCCATCGGCCGCACCGCGCGGCTGATGACCCGCGCCCTGCCGCCCTCGGTCGAGACGCTGGTCATCACCTCGAATTCCGAGGGCATGGCGACCTCCTCGGTGGTGCTGAAGCGCTCGGATGTCGAGCGGCTGGAGAATACCGAGGCCGGCCGCATCGCCAGCGCCTCGCAACTGGTCGATGCCGATCCGCGGCCGGGCGACCTGGTGACCACGCCGGGCCTGTTCCCGCGCTTCCGCTGGAACCTGGCGCCCTATCTGGACATCGGGGTCTTCGACCCGCAGGACCCGCTGCGCTACGAGGTCGGCGCGCAGCTGAAGGCCAGCTACGAGCTGATGCCGGGCCTGATCCTGTCGGGCACCGTGCGCCAGCGCGCCTTCGGCAGCATGGAACAGCGCGGGCCGGGCATTCCCGGCCAGCGCGGCGAGCATTACACGCCCGAGGACTATGTCTCGGACCCGGCCAACGAATACCTGAACGGCGTGCCGCGGGTCCGGTCGGACACCCGCATGTATACCGGCAACGACAGCCCGACCATCCCCGAGCTGACGCTGGCCTGGTATGCCCAGCCGACCGAGGCGGTCTATACCCGCATGACCGTCGGCCTGCTGGAGCGCGCCTATGGCGGCGTCTCGGGCGAGGTGCTGTGGAAGCCGGCGAACTCGCCGCTGGCCTTCGGCGCCGAGGTCAACCGGGTGAAGAAGCGCGACTTCGAGGATGTCTTCGGCTTCCGCGACTACGAGGTCACCACCGGCCATGTCTCGGCCTATTACGAATTCGCCAACGGCTTCACCGCGCAGCTGGATGTCGGCAAGTACTTGGCCGGCGACAAGGGCGCGACCTTCACCCTGACCCGCGAATTCGCCAATGGCTGGCGCATCGGCGCCTTCGCCACCAAGACCGACCTCAGCGACGAGGAATTCGGCGAGGGCTCGTTCGACAAGGGCATCACCCTCTCGATCCCGGTCTCCTGGGCGATCGGCACGCCGACCCGCGACCGGGCCGGCAGCACCCTGCGTTCGCTGTCGCGCGACGGCGGCGCCCGGGTGAACGTGAACGGCCGGCTCTACGACAAGGTCCGCGACGCGCAATCGGTCAAACTCTATCAGGGCTGGGGGGGCTTCTGGCGATGATCACGACCCGCATCCACAAGGCGGCGCTGTCGGCGCTGCTGGTCGCCGGACTGGCCGCCTGCGGCAACGACGACAGCGGCAACGACACCAACCCGCTGCTGATCGCCGCCAAGGCGGCCGGCGGCACCGTGGCGCGGGTGCGCGGCGACAAGGAGGCCGAGGCCCCCGCCCCCGCCCGCACGCCCGAGCAGATGGCCGCCGAGGCGTTGCGCGTGAACCCGGCGCCGCTGATCCTGGTCGGGTTCGAATCGCTGGGCCGCAGCCAGGTCCTGGCGATGACCGGGCAGAACGGCGCCATGCGGACCTATATGGCGCCCTCGAAAGAGGCGCTGATCCTGCGCGACGGCCTGGTCGTCGGCACGCGCGGCCTGGGCAACGACCTGTCGGTGGCCGAGCCGCAGACCGAGCCGCTGATCCGCGCCGGCCGCGCAGGCTCGGCCCCGCGGGTGATGCGCTATTACAGCGGCGACGGGCTGGAGCGGCCGTTGCGTTTCGACTGCACCGTCGGTCCCGGCCCGAAAGCCGGCGTGGTGGCGGAAAGCTGCGAAGGCCACGGCGCCAGCTTCCAGAACAGCTACATGCCGCAGGGCGGCCACCTGCCGGTCTCGCGCCAATGGCTGGGGCCGCGTCTGGGCTATGTCACCATCCAGACCCTGCGGCCCTGAACAGGCCCCAGGCGACGGCAAGGACGCGAAAGCCGGCCCCCGGGCCGGCTTCTTGCGTGTCTGATGCAGCTTGGCGCACAGGCAGCCGCATTCCGGCTCCGCGATCCCATGGCCCCGCGGCCCCGGCACGGCGCCGCCGCCCGGAACGGCCGGCCGCTTCCGCACCCGTCCCGGGCGCCCGAAAACCGGTCCCCAGACAGGCCAAAGGCGGAACACCGGGCCCTGTCCCGAATGGCCTGCCATGCCGGCGGCAGAACGCATGAAAAAGGGGCCGACCCAAGGTCAGCCCCTTTGAGAACCTTGCGGAACCGAAGTCCCGCTCAGTTATCAGCTGTCGTCGTCGTCCGAAGCGACGGCGGCGATGACGCCCAGCAGCAGCAGGGCCGGAACGACGAGGCCAGCGTTCGACGAAGCGGGCTTCTCGTCGACGACGACCGGCTCGACTTCCACGACGGGGGCAACGTAGCCGCCGGCGAGAGCCGACGAAGCCGTCAGGCCGAGGGCCAGGGCGAAGGTAGCGAATTTGGTCATGATCATGCTCCGTTCAGTACTTTGAAGGCTGCCGTTTCCAGCAACATCGCTGAGACAGTCGCATAAACCCAAGGACTTGGAAAGCGGTCTTGATCGGGGAATCATGCGCGTCACAGGCAACTGTTGCATAATAGCCAACACCTTACGAGTTCGGCGAGATACCGCCGCCGAACCGGCCGAAACCTGCCGGTTCCCTGCCCCTGGATTCTGCGGGCTATTTCCGGCAAACCACCAGACTGAAAGCATAAATCACCGCTGAAACCGCGACGATCGACGGGCCCGCGGGCGTGTCCAGCCACAGGCTGGCCCCCAGCCCGCCCAGGACCGCGATCGCCCCGATGGCGGTGGCGGAACCGGCCATCTGCTCGGGCGTTGCTGCGAATCCCCGTGCGGCCGCAGCCGGCACGATCAGCATGGCCGAGATCAGCAGCGCGCCGACGATGCGAATCGCGATGGCCACCACCAGCGCCAGCGCCAGGGACAGGATCAGCCGCTCGCGCGCCGGATCGATTCCCGCCGCCATCGCCAGTTCCTCGTTCACCGAGGCCGTCACCAGCCGCTGCCAGCGCCAGACCAGCAGGCCGAGGACCAGCAGCGCGCCGCCCCAGATCCAGGCCAGGTCGGCCCGCGTCACCGCCAGGATGTCGCCGAACAGGAAGGCGTCCAGCCCGGTGCGCAGCGAGGGCACGAAGCTGACCCCCACCAGGCCCAGCGCCAGCGCGCTATGCGCCAGCACCCCCAGCACCGTGTCCATCGACTGGCCGCGTGCGGTCAGCTGCGCCACGATCAGCGCCATGGCCACCGCCACCCCCAGCGTGCCCAGATAGATCGGCAGTGAGAAGGCGAAGCTCAGCGCCACGCCGAGAATCGCCGCATGCGCGGTCGAATCGCCGAAATAGGCCATGCGGCGCCAGACCACGAAGGAGCCGAGCGCGCCTGTCGCCAGCACAAGGCCAAGCCCCGCCAGCACGGCTCGGGTCAGAAAATCGTCAAGCATGGGGCCTCAATGCGTATGGGCGCAGGCCGGGCCATGCAGGTGGCCCTCTGCGACATGGTCGTGGTCGTGATCGTGGTGATGCTGGTAAAGCGCCAGCGTGCCCTGCGATTCCGCGCCGAACATGGCGCGATAGGCCGGGGCGGCGCTGACCGCCTGCGGCGTGCCCTCGCAGCAGACATGGCCGTTCAGGCACACCACCCGGTCCGAGGCGCGCATGACCACCAGCAGGTCGTGGCTGACCATCAGCACGGCGGCGCCGGTCTCGGCCCGCACCTCCTCGATCAGCTTGTAGAAGGCGACGATGCCCGGCTGGTCCAGGCCCTGGGTCGGCTCGTCCAGCACCAGAAGCTGCGGATCGCCCAGCAGCGCCCGGGCCAGAAGCACGCGCTGGAACTGTCCGCCGGAAAGCTGGGTGATCTGCCGCGATTCCAGCCCCTGCACCCCGGTCCGCGCCAGCGCGGCGGCGGCCTGGGCGTCGCCGACCCGGTGCGGCAGCGACAGGAAGCGGCGCACGGTCATCGGCATGGCGCGCTCGACATGCACGCGCTGCGGGACATAGCCGATGCGCAGGCCCGGCGCCCGTTCGACCCGGCCCGAGGACAGCGCCACATGGCCCAGCAGCGCCCGCACCAGCGTCGACTTGCCCGAGCCGTTCGGGCCGACCACGGTGACGATCTCGGCCGGGCGGATGTGGAAATCGACCCGGTTCAGCACCGGCAGGTCGGCCCCGGCATGGCTGACCGACAGATCGGCGGCGCGGATCAGGTCGACCATCAGAGCCCCGCTTCGGTGCAGCGGGCGCAGAGGCCCAGCAGTTCCACCGTCGAGCGCTCGATGCGGAACCCCCCGGCGCCGGCAAGGCCCTGAAGCGCGGCGCGCAATTCCGGCCCGTCGGCTTCGGCCACCTGCTCGCAGCCGCGGCAGATCAGGAAGGCGGGGGAATGGTCGCGCTCGGCCGACAGGCAGGCGGCATAGGCGTTCAGCCGCTGCACGCGATGGGCAAGTCCTTGTTCGACAAGGAAATCCAGCGCGCGATAGGCGACCGGCGGCTGCTTGCCGAACCCCTCGGCCGACAGCCGTTCCAGCACCTCATAGGCGCCCATGGCGCGATGCGATTCCAGCAGGATCTCCAGCGCGCGACGCCGCACCGGGGTCAGGCGCACGCCCTCGGCCTTGGCCTGCTCCTCGGCGCGGCGCAGCACGGCGGCGGCGCAATGCGCGTGGTCGTGCTCGTGAAAGGGATCGGCCGGGGCGGGATCGGTGGGCATGATGTTATACCATTACAATTCTGCTTGACGAGTTACGATATAACATAAATAACTCTCGCGTTTCCGCAAGTGAGCCTGACATGATCCGATATCCCTCTCTGCTTCTCGCCGCCGCGCTTGGCGCCACCGCCCTGCCCGCCCGGGCCGAGGTGCCGCGCGTCGTGACCGACATTCCCGCCATCGGCTCGCTCGTCCAGCAGGTGATGGGCGATCTGGGCGCCCCCGAGGTGCTGCTGGAGGCGGGCGGCGACCCGCATCACTATCAGCTGCGCCCCAGCCAGGCCCGCAGCCTGCAGGATGCCGAGCTGCTGATCTGGGTCGGGCCGTCGCTGACGCCCTGGCTGGAACGCGGCGCCTCGGCGCTGCCCAAGGGCAGCCGCTCGCTGACCCTGCTCGACCGACCCGAGACGCATCGCCGCGACTATGGCGGCGGGAACGGCCACGACCATGGCGGGGCGCATGACCATGCCGGGGACGGGCACGACCACCCGCATTCCGGCACCGATCCGCATGCCTGGCTGGACCCCGCCAACGGCCAGGCCTGGCTGCAGGCCATCGCCGCCGCGCTGTCCGAGCGCGACCCGGACCATGCCGCCGCCTATGCCGCCAATGCCGAAAAGGCGGCGGCAGAGATCGCGGCGCTGGATGGCGAGCTCAAGGCCGGCCTCGGCCCGGCGCAGGGCAAGCGCTTCGTGGTCTTCCATGACGCCTATGGCTATTTCACCGGCCATTACGGGCTGGAGCCGGCCATCCCGGTCAGCCTGGGCGATGCCTCGACCCCTTCGGCCGCGCGGCTCAGGGCGATTCGCGAGGAAATCGCCGAGCAGGGCGCGGTCTGCGCCTTCCCCGAGGCGAATCACGACCCCAAGCTGATCGCCGCCGTGACCGAGGGCAGCCCGGTCCGCCAGGGCGCGCCGCTGGATCCCGAGGGCCGCGGCAGCCAGTCCGGCGCGGCGCTTTACGGGGTGATCCTGCGCGGCATGGCCCAGACCCTGACCGACTGTCTGGGACAGGGCTAGCACCGGAATCGCATTGGCCGATCGCGACCAGCAGCCGGGGACGGATCAGGCGGACGACGCAGAGTCGCCCGCTTTTTCGGTTTCGGAATCAACTTCCTAACCGGCGCGGCAATTCCCGACTATTTTTCTTTGACATCCCTTAGGAAATTTGTCAGGTTACGATCACCGCGACAGAAATGAGGAACTGGACATGACCGCGACCCGCCCCGCCGAATTCACGCGTCCCGGCGTGACCGCCCTGCAGCGCCTTCCCGAATATCATGCGGAAATGCTGACCGCTGGCGGCAATCAGGCGCTGATCGTCCTGGGCGATCAGGTCTACAACCTGCGCATCACCCGCGCCGGCAAACTTATCCTGACCAAGTGAACAGCAAGGGGGCGGCCCGGCCCGCCGCATGAGGCCGGCGCCCTTGGCGCGACGCTGCCGCGCCGGCAGATCGCCGTGATCGCCGCTCTTTGCAAAGCGGCGCAGGCAGCCTGACCTTATCCCCAAAAGGCGCGATCAGCCGCGCCGCGGGCCTTTCCCCTCCGGTCGCGGGCCTTTTCCGGGCGCGCGCCCGGTTCTGGGGGCACCGGGTTTCGAGCCGGGTTTCGGGCCGGGCTTGAAGGGCCGGTCGGGCTGGCCCTCGCCCCGCGGCTTGAAGCCACCCTCGGGCCTGTCGCCACGCGGCTTGAAACCGCCCTCGGGCCTGTCGCCGCGCGGCTTGAAACCGCGCTCGCCCTCGGCCTTCACGCCGC is a genomic window containing:
- a CDS encoding YjbF family lipoprotein yields the protein MITTRIHKAALSALLVAGLAACGNDDSGNDTNPLLIAAKAAGGTVARVRGDKEAEAPAPARTPEQMAAEALRVNPAPLILVGFESLGRSQVLAMTGQNGAMRTYMAPSKEALILRDGLVVGTRGLGNDLSVAEPQTEPLIRAGRAGSAPRVMRYYSGDGLERPLRFDCTVGPGPKAGVVAESCEGHGASFQNSYMPQGGHLPVSRQWLGPRLGYVTIQTLRP
- a CDS encoding Fur family transcriptional regulator → MPTDPAPADPFHEHDHAHCAAAVLRRAEEQAKAEGVRLTPVRRRALEILLESHRAMGAYEVLERLSAEGFGKQPPVAYRALDFLVEQGLAHRVQRLNAYAACLSAERDHSPAFLICRGCEQVAEADGPELRAALQGLAGAGGFRIERSTVELLGLCARCTEAGL
- a CDS encoding YjbH domain-containing protein encodes the protein MRAHSILTRRLLASTVPVALLLGLGSGPARTDPMIGDVLNSYGLPGGVDTPTAEMLPDATLGGTVSYTDRSRRHNIVFQLHPRLTTALRYSRVEGINDHNELGHLWDRSFDLRFQVLDEAGWRPAVAVGLQDFLGTGIYSGEYIVATKTITPKIRASLGIGWGTMAGNSRVIDITDTGGKPNVDQWFRGKARPFGSVTWQATDKLRLVAEYSNDKYTAFYRRADGSVFDAPQGDGDPGRFNVGAYYTFSPSYQVGLYTLGGDTFGAQFSFALNPRNAPFPSGLEKAPAPVRPRPAPSADPEGWSGAWSADPTAQPAIQTALADALADEGQMLESMALSGSRAEVRIRNTRYIQQSEAIGRTARLMTRALPPSVETLVITSNSEGMATSSVVLKRSDVERLENTEAGRIASASQLVDADPRPGDLVTTPGLFPRFRWNLAPYLDIGVFDPQDPLRYEVGAQLKASYELMPGLILSGTVRQRAFGSMEQRGPGIPGQRGEHYTPEDYVSDPANEYLNGVPRVRSDTRMYTGNDSPTIPELTLAWYAQPTEAVYTRMTVGLLERAYGGVSGEVLWKPANSPLAFGAEVNRVKKRDFEDVFGFRDYEVTTGHVSAYYEFANGFTAQLDVGKYLAGDKGATFTLTREFANGWRIGAFATKTDLSDEEFGEGSFDKGITLSIPVSWAIGTPTRDRAGSTLRSLSRDGGARVNVNGRLYDKVRDAQSVKLYQGWGGFWR
- a CDS encoding zinc ABC transporter substrate-binding protein, whose product is MIRYPSLLLAAALGATALPARAEVPRVVTDIPAIGSLVQQVMGDLGAPEVLLEAGGDPHHYQLRPSQARSLQDAELLIWVGPSLTPWLERGASALPKGSRSLTLLDRPETHRRDYGGGNGHDHGGAHDHAGDGHDHPHSGTDPHAWLDPANGQAWLQAIAAALSERDPDHAAAYAANAEKAAAEIAALDGELKAGLGPAQGKRFVVFHDAYGYFTGHYGLEPAIPVSLGDASTPSAARLRAIREEIAEQGAVCAFPEANHDPKLIAAVTEGSPVRQGAPLDPEGRGSQSGAALYGVILRGMAQTLTDCLGQG
- a CDS encoding metal ABC transporter permease gives rise to the protein MLDDFLTRAVLAGLGLVLATGALGSFVVWRRMAYFGDSTAHAAILGVALSFAFSLPIYLGTLGVAVAMALIVAQLTARGQSMDTVLGVLAHSALALGLVGVSFVPSLRTGLDAFLFGDILAVTRADLAWIWGGALLVLGLLVWRWQRLVTASVNEELAMAAGIDPARERLILSLALALVVAIAIRIVGALLISAMLIVPAAAARGFAATPEQMAGSATAIGAIAVLGGLGASLWLDTPAGPSIVAVSAVIYAFSLVVCRK
- a CDS encoding metal ABC transporter ATP-binding protein, whose product is MVDLIRAADLSVSHAGADLPVLNRVDFHIRPAEIVTVVGPNGSGKSTLVRALLGHVALSSGRVERAPGLRIGYVPQRVHVERAMPMTVRRFLSLPHRVGDAQAAAALARTGVQGLESRQITQLSGGQFQRVLLARALLGDPQLLVLDEPTQGLDQPGIVAFYKLIEEVRAETGAAVLMVSHDLLVVMRASDRVVCLNGHVCCEGTPQAVSAAPAYRAMFGAESQGTLALYQHHHDHDHDHVAEGHLHGPACAHTH
- a CDS encoding hemin uptake protein HemP, with amino-acid sequence MTATRPAEFTRPGVTALQRLPEYHAEMLTAGGNQALIVLGDQVYNLRITRAGKLILTK